A window of the Streptomyces sp. NBC_01351 genome harbors these coding sequences:
- a CDS encoding ankyrin repeat domain-containing protein, translated as MTRRRPEGDWSDEGRKDRYLTLANGLGRAAAAGDTELVRRLLAEGAEADGWVVGGRRALDLAVCAGHAEAVRLLLAAGADPRLDAGPYHETTPMALAAMNGHTEVARALLDAGTSPGGAGGGFRYVPLVLAATSLDSGNPELVDLLLDRGADIEERMKDCTALDWAAHWGFPLTVERLLARGAAVTERTFREGRAGQLRTAREETSSRGWPGPGPRSHDYRAVRALLLAARESR; from the coding sequence GTGACGCGGCGCCGACCCGAGGGGGACTGGTCGGACGAGGGTCGGAAGGACCGCTACCTCACCCTGGCGAACGGGCTCGGCAGGGCGGCGGCGGCCGGTGACACCGAGCTGGTGCGGCGCCTGCTCGCCGAGGGGGCCGAGGCCGACGGCTGGGTGGTCGGGGGCCGCAGGGCACTGGACCTCGCCGTGTGCGCCGGGCACGCGGAGGCCGTCCGGCTGCTCCTCGCGGCGGGTGCCGATCCCCGGCTCGACGCCGGCCCGTACCACGAGACGACGCCGATGGCCCTCGCGGCGATGAACGGACACACGGAAGTCGCCCGGGCCCTGCTCGACGCCGGCACCTCGCCGGGCGGTGCCGGCGGAGGGTTTCGCTACGTACCGCTGGTCCTGGCGGCCACGTCCCTGGACAGCGGGAACCCGGAGCTCGTGGACCTGCTGCTGGACCGGGGCGCCGACATCGAGGAGCGGATGAAGGACTGCACCGCGCTCGACTGGGCCGCCCACTGGGGCTTCCCGCTCACGGTGGAGCGGCTGCTCGCGCGCGGCGCCGCCGTCACCGAGCGGACCTTCAGGGAAGGGCGGGCGGGGCAACTGCGCACCGCCCGCGAGGAGACGTCTTCCCGTGGCTGGCCGGGCCCTGGGCCGCGCAGCCATGACTACAGGGCCGTCAGGGCCCTGCTGCTGGCGGCGCGGGAATCCCGCTAG
- a CDS encoding spermidine synthase: MPDVDRERAWLLTVDGAPQSYVDLDDPLHLEFEYVRRLAHVLDCAAEPGLGLDLLHLGGGALTLPRYAAATRAGSRQTVVEFDAGLVELVAGHLPVPEGAGITVHAADARAWLEAAPAGSADVVVADVFGGSRVPAQLTSAEYAREAARVLRPGGLYAANLADGAPFDFLRSQLANFGEAFAELALIAEPAVLRGRRFGNAVVLASDAELPVASLARSCAGDAFPARVVFGDGLARFMRGARPVADADAQPSPAPPEGAFSLG, from the coding sequence ATGCCGGACGTGGACCGGGAGCGGGCCTGGCTGCTGACCGTCGACGGGGCGCCGCAGTCGTACGTGGACCTCGACGATCCGCTGCACCTGGAGTTCGAGTACGTACGCCGTCTCGCGCACGTCCTGGACTGTGCGGCAGAGCCGGGGCTCGGGCTGGATCTGCTGCACCTCGGTGGCGGCGCGCTGACCCTGCCGCGGTACGCGGCGGCGACCCGGGCGGGCTCCCGGCAGACGGTCGTCGAATTCGACGCGGGCCTGGTGGAGCTGGTCGCCGGGCACCTGCCAGTGCCGGAGGGAGCCGGGATCACGGTGCATGCCGCCGACGCGCGGGCCTGGCTGGAGGCGGCGCCGGCGGGGAGTGCGGACGTGGTGGTGGCCGATGTGTTCGGCGGCTCCCGGGTACCGGCCCAGCTGACCTCCGCGGAGTACGCGCGGGAGGCGGCGCGGGTGCTGAGGCCCGGCGGGCTGTACGCGGCGAACCTGGCCGACGGGGCGCCGTTCGACTTCCTGCGGTCCCAGCTGGCCAACTTCGGCGAGGCCTTCGCGGAACTGGCGCTGATCGCGGAGCCGGCGGTGCTGCGGGGGCGGAGGTTCGGCAACGCGGTGGTGTTGGCGTCGGATGCGGAGTTGCCGGTGGCTTCGCTCGCCAGGTCGTGCGCGGGCGACGCGTTTCCCGCCAGGGTGGTGTTCGGTGACGGGCTCGCCCGGTTCATGAGGGGGGCCCGGCCGGTGGCCGACGCGGACGCGCAGCCGTCCCCGGCCCCGCCGGAGGGTGCGTTCAGCCTGGGCTGA
- a CDS encoding DMT family transporter, producing MTALFALATAVLWGLADFGGGLLTRRIPALTVVVVSQVVAVAVLGAVVLGTGAWREAGPQLWFAVGAGLVGPVAMLSFYKALALGPMGVVSPLGSLGVVVPVTAGLLLGERPGLGQFAGIAVAVVGIVLAGGPELRGAPVQRQTVVLTLVAAFGFGAVMALIAQASTTLTGLFLALFVQRVTNVAVGGAALWVQTRRGTPALPAGTGPRILWGMLPALAFVGLADVAANGTYSIAAQNGPVTLAAVLSSLYPVITALAAFAVLKERLRTVQAAGAGLALAGTVLLAAG from the coding sequence ATGACCGCCCTCTTCGCCTTGGCCACAGCCGTGCTGTGGGGTCTGGCCGACTTCGGCGGCGGTCTGCTGACCCGCCGGATACCGGCGCTCACGGTGGTCGTGGTCTCGCAGGTCGTCGCCGTCGCCGTGCTCGGCGCCGTGGTCCTCGGTACGGGCGCCTGGCGGGAGGCCGGCCCACAGCTGTGGTTCGCGGTCGGCGCGGGGCTCGTCGGGCCGGTGGCCATGCTCAGCTTCTACAAGGCCCTGGCCCTCGGCCCCATGGGCGTGGTCTCCCCGCTCGGCTCCCTCGGGGTGGTCGTGCCCGTCACCGCGGGGCTGCTGCTGGGCGAGCGGCCCGGCCTCGGCCAGTTCGCGGGGATCGCGGTGGCCGTCGTCGGCATCGTCCTCGCGGGCGGCCCGGAGCTGCGCGGCGCCCCCGTCCAGCGGCAGACCGTTGTCCTGACCCTGGTCGCGGCCTTCGGGTTCGGCGCGGTGATGGCCCTGATCGCGCAGGCCTCCACCACCCTCACCGGGCTGTTCCTCGCGCTGTTCGTGCAGCGGGTCACCAATGTCGCCGTCGGCGGCGCCGCGCTCTGGGTCCAGACCCGGCGCGGCACCCCGGCCCTCCCGGCCGGCACCGGCCCGCGGATCCTGTGGGGCATGCTGCCCGCGCTCGCCTTCGTCGGCCTCGCCGACGTCGCGGCGAACGGCACGTACTCGATCGCCGCCCAGAACGGCCCGGTGACGCTCGCGGCCGTACTGTCCTCGCTCTACCCGGTGATCACCGCGCTCGCCGCCTTCGCGGTGCTCAAGGAACGGCTGCGCACCGTACAGGCGGCGGGCGCCGGCCTCGCCCTCGCCGGAACGGTCCTCCTCGCGGCGGGGTGA
- a CDS encoding DUF2191 domain-containing protein, with product MAKVDISLDAELVVEVMVLAGVGSPQDAVEAVVRDYIARGHRTEARVQQRDEPERKHESLPPPPQG from the coding sequence GTGGCCAAGGTCGACATCAGCCTCGACGCAGAGCTCGTGGTGGAGGTGATGGTCCTCGCCGGGGTCGGGTCGCCGCAGGACGCCGTGGAGGCCGTCGTACGGGACTACATCGCGCGCGGGCACCGCACCGAGGCCCGGGTGCAGCAGCGGGACGAGCCCGAGCGGAAGCACGAGAGCCTGCCCCCGCCGCCGCAGGGCTGA
- a CDS encoding beta-glucosidase family protein has translation MSEAVSRRTAMRLLGTAGAAGAVLGAGGCVASVPPGAVPRKASSAPAPAAAGAAESAGAARIDALLERLTLDEKTALLHGARDPASLGQAGYVPGVPRLGIPALRLADGPAGVRVDRPATALPAPVMLASAFDPVLAREYGRVLGREGRALGQDVLLSPMANLIRTPYAGRNFETFAEDPRLTADLVGEMVRGIQDEGLIATVKHFALNNQERGRHTVDVVADDRTLHETELRGFEAAVAAGAGAVMGAYNKVNGVHACENKPLLDELLRGTWGFDGWVMSDRDATHSTVAAIGAGLDMEMPGGTHFGGPLRQAVRGGTVPEAFVDLAVHRILTTMDRFGLLAARPAARPPRNAAAGARLARKVATAGAVLLRNEHGTLPLTGAAARSLAVIGPTGQVPFVGGGGSAHVVPDGAAAPLTAIRQRAGNGSTVRYALGEDLYGRPLPAKLLTPAADLDDRSVEAGRSWSHEGEFRLAEDDEWTLLVHYTGQRPGVRLDGEELFPVRQGVAERYAGGLLGSAPDGMSVRRRTLTLKAGTHRLSVTARGGAKGQRFRLRHTTKATRAADVAEAVRTAKAAHSVVLFAYEDATEGSDRTSLALPGGQAGLIEAVAAANPRTAVVLNTSSGTTMPWLARTGAVLQMYYPGQEGAGATADVLFGDVDPGGRLTQTFPADEHATPVGGDPVRYPGLGGRQEYTEGVHVGHRWYDAQRVAPLFPFGHGLSYTTWQYEKLTVRPEGGGLRVEFTVRNTGRRKGTEVAQVYVGPSPDLKLDQPVRALAGYRRLTLAPGTAQRVTVDVDARALSSWDPERRTWVLGSGRREVFAGRSSRELPLRAKAVVRSR, from the coding sequence ATGAGCGAGGCCGTGTCCAGACGTACGGCGATGCGGCTGCTCGGCACGGCGGGTGCGGCCGGCGCGGTCCTCGGGGCGGGCGGCTGCGTGGCTTCCGTACCCCCGGGCGCGGTGCCCCGCAAGGCCTCGTCCGCCCCCGCCCCGGCCGCGGCGGGGGCCGCGGAATCCGCCGGCGCCGCCAGGATCGACGCCCTGCTGGAGCGGCTCACCCTCGACGAGAAGACCGCCCTGCTGCACGGCGCCCGAGACCCCGCCTCCCTCGGCCAGGCCGGCTACGTGCCCGGCGTCCCGCGCCTGGGCATCCCCGCACTGCGCCTCGCCGACGGACCCGCCGGCGTACGGGTCGACCGGCCCGCCACCGCGCTGCCCGCCCCCGTCATGCTGGCCTCCGCCTTCGACCCCGTGCTCGCCCGCGAGTACGGCAGGGTCCTCGGCCGCGAGGGCCGGGCGCTCGGTCAGGACGTACTGCTGTCGCCCATGGCCAACCTCATCCGCACCCCGTACGCGGGCCGGAACTTCGAGACCTTCGCCGAGGACCCCCGGCTCACCGCCGACCTGGTCGGCGAGATGGTCCGCGGGATCCAGGACGAGGGGCTCATCGCCACCGTCAAGCACTTCGCCCTCAACAACCAGGAGCGCGGCCGCCACACCGTCGACGTGGTCGCCGACGACCGGACCCTCCACGAAACCGAGCTGCGCGGCTTCGAGGCCGCCGTCGCCGCCGGCGCGGGCGCCGTGATGGGCGCCTACAACAAGGTCAACGGGGTCCACGCCTGCGAGAACAAGCCGCTGCTCGACGAACTGCTGCGCGGCACCTGGGGGTTCGACGGCTGGGTGATGTCCGACCGGGACGCCACCCACAGCACCGTCGCCGCGATCGGCGCCGGGCTCGACATGGAGATGCCCGGCGGAACCCACTTCGGCGGCCCGCTGCGCCAGGCCGTGCGGGGCGGCACCGTGCCGGAGGCCTTCGTCGACCTCGCCGTGCACCGGATCCTGACCACCATGGACCGCTTCGGGCTGCTCGCCGCCCGGCCCGCCGCACGCCCCCCGCGCAACGCCGCCGCAGGAGCCCGGCTCGCCCGCAAGGTGGCGACCGCCGGCGCGGTGCTGCTGCGCAACGAACACGGCACCCTGCCGCTGACCGGCGCCGCCGCCCGCTCCCTCGCGGTGATCGGACCCACCGGCCAGGTCCCCTTCGTCGGCGGTGGCGGCAGCGCGCACGTGGTCCCCGACGGGGCGGCCGCCCCGCTCACCGCCATCAGGCAGCGCGCGGGCAACGGCTCCACCGTCCGCTACGCCCTCGGCGAGGACCTGTACGGCCGCCCGCTCCCGGCGAAGCTGCTCACCCCGGCCGCCGACCTGGACGACCGGAGCGTGGAGGCCGGCCGGAGCTGGAGCCACGAGGGCGAGTTCCGGCTCGCCGAGGACGACGAGTGGACCCTGCTCGTCCACTACACCGGGCAACGGCCGGGCGTACGCCTCGACGGGGAGGAGCTGTTCCCGGTACGGCAGGGGGTGGCCGAGCGCTACGCGGGCGGACTGCTCGGTTCCGCACCCGACGGGATGAGCGTCCGCCGCCGCACCCTCACCCTCAAGGCGGGCACCCACCGGCTCTCCGTGACCGCTCGGGGCGGGGCCAAGGGGCAGCGGTTCCGCCTCCGGCACACCACGAAGGCGACCCGGGCCGCCGATGTCGCCGAGGCGGTGCGGACCGCGAAGGCGGCGCACAGCGTGGTCCTCTTCGCCTACGAGGACGCCACCGAGGGCAGCGACCGCACCTCCCTGGCCCTCCCGGGCGGGCAGGCCGGGCTGATCGAAGCCGTCGCCGCCGCGAACCCGCGCACGGCCGTCGTGCTCAACACCTCGTCCGGTACGACCATGCCGTGGCTGGCCCGCACCGGGGCGGTCCTCCAGATGTACTACCCGGGCCAGGAGGGCGCCGGCGCCACCGCCGACGTCCTCTTCGGGGACGTGGACCCGGGCGGCCGCCTCACCCAGACCTTCCCGGCAGACGAGCACGCCACCCCGGTCGGCGGGGACCCGGTGCGCTACCCGGGGCTGGGCGGCCGGCAGGAGTACACCGAGGGCGTCCACGTCGGCCACCGCTGGTACGACGCGCAGCGGGTGGCTCCGCTCTTCCCCTTCGGGCACGGGCTCTCGTACACGACCTGGCAGTACGAGAAGCTGACGGTCCGCCCCGAAGGCGGCGGGCTGCGCGTGGAGTTCACCGTCCGCAACACTGGCCGCCGCAAGGGCACCGAGGTGGCCCAGGTGTACGTGGGCCCGTCCCCGGATCTGAAGCTCGACCAGCCGGTGCGCGCGCTGGCCGGCTACCGGCGGCTCACCCTCGCCCCGGGCACGGCGCAGCGGGTCACCGTGGACGTGGACGCCCGGGCGCTGTCGTCATGGGATCCGGAGCGGCGGACCTGGGTGCTGGGCTCCGGCCGTCGGGAGGTGTTCGCGGGCCGGTCCTCCCGTGAACTGCCACTGCGGGCGAAGGCGGTGGTGAGGAGCCGATAG
- a CDS encoding DedA family protein has product MDIQEWLETIPAVSIYLLVGLVIGLESLGIPLPGEIVLVSSALLASQHGEIDPVVLAICAITGAIVGDSIGYAIGRRGGKPMLEKLGRRFPKHFGPDQVAMAERSFEKWGMWAVFFGRFVALLRIFAGPLAGVLHMPYWKFLIANVFGGILWAGGTTAVIYSVGVVAEPWLKRFSWAALALAVVCGIAMTLVVRNRMKKAATAAAPEVAVPAQVAERVPVGE; this is encoded by the coding sequence GTGGACATCCAGGAATGGCTGGAGACGATTCCGGCGGTGAGCATCTACCTCCTGGTGGGTCTGGTCATCGGACTCGAGAGCCTCGGCATCCCGCTGCCCGGCGAGATCGTCCTGGTCAGTTCGGCGCTGCTGGCCTCCCAGCACGGGGAGATCGACCCCGTGGTGCTGGCGATCTGCGCGATCACCGGGGCCATCGTCGGCGACTCGATCGGTTACGCGATCGGACGCCGCGGGGGCAAGCCGATGCTGGAGAAACTGGGCCGGCGCTTCCCCAAGCACTTCGGGCCGGACCAGGTGGCCATGGCGGAACGCTCCTTCGAGAAGTGGGGCATGTGGGCCGTCTTCTTCGGCCGGTTCGTGGCCCTGCTGCGGATCTTCGCCGGGCCGCTGGCGGGCGTGCTGCACATGCCGTACTGGAAGTTCCTGATCGCCAACGTCTTCGGCGGCATCCTCTGGGCCGGCGGCACCACGGCCGTCATCTACTCGGTCGGCGTCGTCGCCGAGCCGTGGCTGAAGCGGTTCTCCTGGGCGGCGCTCGCGCTCGCCGTGGTGTGCGGGATCGCGATGACGCTGGTGGTGCGCAACCGGATGAAGAAGGCCGCGACCGCCGCGGCACCCGAGGTCGCGGTTCCCGCGCAGGTCGCGGAGCGGGTTCCGGTCGGCGAGTGA
- a CDS encoding MFS transporter produces the protein MSSPRTASSRTPAGRRRPEWAGRNYTLLTSAAVITNLGSHGALIAAAFAVQDAGGSAGDLGLVAAARTLPLVLFLLIGGAIADRVPRHHVMVAANTLNCLSQGAFALLVLTGDPQLWQMMLLTALCGTGTAFFNPAAEGMLLATVSGEHSNRAFALFRMAMNGAGIGGAALGGAMIAVLGPGWVLAVDAAAFAIAGALRAFLDVAPTADRSRSGGLLTDLREGWVEVRTRPWLWSIVLQFSVVVAVVGAADAVYGPLVARDQLGGPAPWGLALAFFGVGTIAGAVLMMVWKPRRLLLIGTLCVFPLALPSAGLAVPLPVWGLCVMMFISGAGIEVFGVNWMTSLHQEIPEEKFSRVSAYDWFGSVSLLPLATALAGPAESAFGRSEALWGCAVLVVLATALVLLIPDVRNLTRREHEKSGPHPASGTAAPDPAPPASATSTPAGV, from the coding sequence GTGAGCTCTCCCCGCACCGCCTCCTCCCGCACGCCCGCAGGCCGCCGCCGACCCGAATGGGCAGGCCGCAACTACACGCTCCTCACGAGCGCGGCGGTGATCACCAACCTCGGGAGCCACGGAGCGCTCATCGCGGCCGCCTTCGCGGTCCAGGACGCCGGCGGGAGCGCCGGCGACCTCGGCCTCGTCGCCGCGGCCCGTACGCTGCCGCTCGTCCTCTTCCTGCTCATCGGCGGCGCGATAGCCGACCGGGTGCCGCGCCACCACGTGATGGTCGCGGCCAACACCCTGAACTGCCTCTCCCAGGGCGCCTTCGCCCTCCTCGTCCTCACCGGGGACCCCCAGCTCTGGCAGATGATGCTGCTGACCGCCCTGTGCGGCACCGGCACGGCCTTCTTCAACCCGGCGGCCGAGGGCATGCTGCTGGCCACCGTCTCAGGCGAGCATTCCAACCGTGCCTTCGCCCTGTTCCGCATGGCGATGAACGGCGCCGGCATCGGTGGCGCGGCCCTCGGCGGGGCGATGATCGCCGTCCTGGGCCCGGGCTGGGTCCTGGCCGTGGACGCGGCCGCCTTCGCGATCGCGGGCGCGCTGCGCGCCTTCCTCGACGTCGCCCCCACCGCCGACCGGTCCCGCAGCGGCGGCCTGCTCACCGATCTGCGCGAGGGCTGGGTGGAGGTCCGTACCCGCCCCTGGCTGTGGAGCATCGTGCTCCAGTTCTCCGTGGTCGTGGCCGTCGTCGGCGCCGCCGACGCGGTCTACGGGCCCCTGGTCGCCCGGGACCAGCTCGGCGGTCCGGCACCCTGGGGCCTGGCGCTGGCCTTCTTCGGGGTGGGGACCATCGCGGGGGCGGTCCTGATGATGGTGTGGAAGCCGCGCAGACTGCTGCTGATCGGCACCCTGTGCGTGTTCCCGTTGGCGCTGCCTTCGGCCGGGCTCGCCGTGCCGCTGCCTGTGTGGGGGCTGTGCGTGATGATGTTCATCAGCGGCGCGGGCATCGAGGTGTTCGGCGTGAACTGGATGACGAGCCTTCACCAGGAGATACCGGAGGAGAAGTTCTCCCGGGTCTCGGCCTACGACTGGTTCGGCTCGGTGTCGCTGCTCCCGCTGGCCACCGCCCTGGCGGGCCCGGCCGAATCGGCCTTCGGCCGCAGCGAGGCCCTGTGGGGCTGCGCGGTCCTGGTGGTCCTGGCCACCGCGCTGGTCCTCCTGATCCCGGACGTCCGGAACCTGACCCGGCGGGAGCACGAGAAGTCGGGCCCGCACCCGGCTTCCGGTACCGCCGCCCCGGACCCGGCGCCTCCGGCGTCGGCCACGTCCACCCCCGCCGGCGTGTGA
- a CDS encoding acyltransferase, translating to MPKNQNTFSSLTALRRGLANRAVHAGWRWMQQAGAVTAQTPGRLRFGAIGHGTRLAFPQGTVFGERWIRLGEHCIIGEQVTLTAGMMPDLDLGAEPMLVLGDGVVIGRASHVIADARITIGSNTFCGPGVYITSTNHSYDDPHEPVGKQWPRSAPVEIGPGCWLGTGAVVLPGARLGRNVVVAAGAVVRGEVPDHAVVAGAPARIVRRWQPETGWQPPLRTPAPVPIPDGMTPEQLRGLARLAEAEQS from the coding sequence GTGCCGAAGAACCAGAACACGTTCTCATCGCTGACGGCCCTGCGCCGCGGGCTGGCGAACCGCGCGGTCCACGCCGGCTGGCGCTGGATGCAGCAGGCCGGCGCGGTCACCGCGCAGACCCCGGGGCGCCTGCGGTTCGGAGCGATCGGGCACGGCACCCGGCTGGCCTTCCCGCAGGGCACGGTCTTCGGCGAGCGCTGGATCCGCCTCGGCGAGCACTGCATCATCGGCGAGCAGGTCACCCTCACCGCAGGGATGATGCCGGACCTCGACCTGGGCGCGGAGCCGATGCTAGTGCTCGGCGACGGGGTCGTCATCGGCCGGGCCAGCCACGTCATCGCCGACGCCCGGATCACCATCGGGTCCAACACGTTCTGCGGTCCCGGGGTCTACATCACGTCCACGAACCACAGCTACGACGATCCGCACGAGCCCGTCGGCAAGCAGTGGCCGCGCAGCGCCCCGGTGGAGATCGGCCCGGGCTGCTGGCTCGGCACGGGCGCGGTGGTCCTGCCGGGCGCCCGGCTCGGCCGCAACGTCGTCGTGGCCGCGGGGGCCGTCGTACGGGGCGAGGTGCCGGACCACGCCGTGGTGGCGGGGGCGCCGGCGCGCATCGTACGACGGTGGCAGCCCGAAACCGGCTGGCAGCCGCCGCTGCGCACGCCGGCGCCGGTGCCGATCCCGGACGGGATGACCCCGGAACAGCTGCGCGGGCTCGCCCGGCTGGCGGAGGCGGAGCAGTCGTAG
- a CDS encoding gamma carbonic anhydrase family protein, producing MTYQAAQALVAGVGGKNPDIDATAFTAPTSVVVGDVTLAAGASIWYSAVLRADCGPIVLGADSNVQDNCTLHVDPGFPVSIGERVSIGHNAVVHGCTVEDDCLIGMGATVLNGAVIGAGSLVAAQALVPQGMVVPPGSLVAGVPAKVRRELTEEEREHIRINAAMYVELAKQHRASVTPEA from the coding sequence ATGACGTACCAGGCGGCCCAGGCACTCGTGGCGGGCGTCGGCGGCAAGAACCCCGACATCGACGCGACGGCCTTCACCGCGCCCACCTCGGTCGTGGTCGGCGACGTCACCCTCGCCGCCGGCGCGAGCATCTGGTACTCGGCGGTGCTGCGCGCCGACTGCGGCCCGATCGTCCTCGGTGCCGACAGCAACGTGCAGGACAACTGCACGCTCCACGTGGACCCGGGCTTCCCGGTCTCGATCGGCGAGCGCGTGTCCATCGGCCACAACGCGGTCGTGCACGGCTGCACGGTAGAGGACGACTGCCTGATCGGCATGGGCGCGACCGTCCTGAACGGCGCGGTGATCGGCGCGGGTTCCCTGGTGGCCGCGCAGGCGCTGGTCCCGCAGGGCATGGTGGTCCCGCCCGGCTCACTGGTCGCGGGCGTGCCCGCCAAGGTGCGCCGCGAGCTCACCGAGGAGGAGCGCGAGCACATCCGGATCAACGCCGCGATGTACGTGGAGCTGGCCAAGCAGCACCGCGCCTCGGTGACCCCGGAGGCGTAG
- a CDS encoding DUF4442 domain-containing protein, whose amino-acid sequence MSADQMNVGELLAATVPMARTLNLQFLETTPERAVVRLPDQPEYHNHVGGPHAGAMFTLAESASGAIVLAAFGAQLSRAVPLAVKAEIGYKKLAKGVVTATATLGRPAAEVIAELDAGGRPEFPVTIAIQREDEAVTGEMTVVWTLRPNDQGK is encoded by the coding sequence ATGAGCGCAGATCAGATGAACGTGGGCGAACTGCTCGCCGCGACGGTGCCGATGGCCCGGACCCTGAACCTCCAGTTCCTGGAGACCACCCCCGAGCGCGCGGTCGTCCGCCTCCCGGACCAGCCCGAGTACCACAACCACGTCGGCGGCCCGCACGCCGGCGCCATGTTCACCCTGGCCGAGTCGGCGAGCGGCGCCATCGTCCTGGCAGCCTTCGGTGCCCAGCTCTCGCGCGCCGTCCCCCTCGCCGTGAAGGCCGAGATCGGCTACAAGAAGCTCGCCAAGGGCGTCGTGACCGCCACCGCCACCCTGGGCCGCCCGGCCGCGGAGGTCATCGCCGAACTCGACGCGGGCGGCCGCCCCGAGTTCCCGGTGACCATCGCCATCCAGCGCGAGGACGAGGCCGTGACGGGCGAGATGACGGTCGTCTGGACGCTGCGGCCGAACGACCAGGGGAAGTGA
- a CDS encoding helix-turn-helix domain-containing protein yields the protein MSDLEQLTQALARNLKRWRGERGFTLDSLAARAGVSRGMIIQIEQARTNPSVGTTVKLADALGVSISTLLDYDRGPQVRIVQPDQTVRIWSSGAGSSTTMLIGTDERGPMELWTWHLVPGEGTESAAHPSGTIEMLHVTAGDLTLVVGEEEFRVPAGAAATFEANLPHAYRNDGAVPMEMTLAVSVPPVSPPLPAPAHAHVAGSDGGAHS from the coding sequence GTGTCGGATCTCGAACAGCTCACGCAGGCACTCGCCCGGAACCTCAAGCGCTGGCGAGGCGAGCGGGGGTTCACCCTGGACTCCCTGGCGGCCCGTGCGGGAGTGAGCCGAGGAATGATCATCCAGATCGAGCAGGCCCGTACGAACCCGAGCGTCGGCACCACGGTGAAGCTGGCCGACGCGCTGGGCGTCAGCATCTCCACGCTCCTCGACTACGACCGGGGCCCGCAGGTGCGGATCGTGCAGCCCGACCAGACCGTGCGGATCTGGTCGAGCGGGGCGGGCAGTTCGACGACGATGCTCATCGGCACCGACGAGCGCGGACCGATGGAGCTGTGGACCTGGCACCTGGTGCCGGGCGAGGGGACGGAATCGGCGGCGCACCCCTCCGGGACCATCGAGATGCTCCACGTCACCGCGGGGGACCTGACCCTGGTCGTCGGCGAGGAGGAGTTCCGTGTGCCGGCCGGGGCCGCGGCGACCTTCGAGGCGAACCTCCCGCACGCCTACCGGAACGACGGCGCCGTGCCGATGGAGATGACCCTCGCGGTGTCGGTCCCGCCCGTGTCGCCGCCGCTGCCCGCCCCGGCGCACGCCCACGTGGCCGGTTCGGACGGCGGCGCTCATAGCTGA
- a CDS encoding HAD family hydrolase, whose translation MSRARTPDPLAEPLAEPLAERIAVLDLDGTLADGSMATPFLEALISRGVCDPAAGRSALASISGYHGRDGTTAHAPAAAETYAHLGRALAGASRADVERATAEAWPAARERIFPFAAELVGLLHDAGLRTVLISGSPYEIVRLAAAELGIGAAHGMRAELRHGRYTGALETAPALPGGKRAALREATRRRPVDRRASFAMGNSPSDAEAFEQVGVAVAFEPDPVLHGWALDRGWITADRQDALALCHDLIATHPLLGEGLRAAGQL comes from the coding sequence ATGAGTCGTGCCCGCACCCCCGATCCGCTCGCCGAACCGCTCGCCGAACCGCTCGCCGAGCGGATCGCCGTACTGGACCTCGACGGCACGCTCGCGGACGGGTCGATGGCCACTCCCTTCCTGGAAGCCTTGATCAGCCGGGGCGTCTGCGACCCGGCGGCCGGCCGTTCCGCCCTCGCCTCGATATCGGGCTACCACGGCCGCGACGGCACGACGGCCCACGCCCCGGCCGCGGCCGAGACGTACGCGCACCTCGGCCGGGCCCTGGCAGGGGCGTCCCGCGCGGACGTGGAGCGCGCGACCGCCGAGGCCTGGCCCGCCGCCCGGGAGCGGATCTTCCCCTTCGCCGCCGAGCTGGTCGGACTGCTGCACGACGCCGGGCTGCGCACCGTACTGATCTCGGGGAGCCCTTACGAGATCGTCCGGCTCGCGGCGGCCGAACTGGGGATCGGCGCGGCGCACGGCATGCGGGCCGAGCTCCGCCACGGGCGCTACACCGGGGCGCTGGAGACCGCCCCGGCCCTGCCCGGCGGCAAGCGCGCCGCCCTGCGCGAGGCGACCAGGAGGCGGCCGGTCGACCGGCGGGCCTCCTTCGCCATGGGCAACTCGCCTTCCGACGCGGAGGCGTTCGAGCAGGTCGGGGTGGCCGTGGCCTTCGAACCGGACCCCGTACTGCACGGCTGGGCCCTGGACCGGGGCTGGATCACCGCCGACCGGCAGGACGCGCTCGCCCTCTGCCACGACCTGATCGCCACGCACCCGCTGCTGGGCGAGGGGCTCCGGGCGGCCGGTCAGCTATGA